In Pseudomonas asiatica, the following are encoded in one genomic region:
- a CDS encoding methyl-accepting chemotaxis protein, with the protein MEQQYRQVDQVATASHEMSATAQDVARSAAQAAQAARDADQATREGLAVIDRTTHSIDALAADMSNAMSEVEGLAQNSEKIGSVLEVIRSIAEQTNLLALNAAIEAARAGEAGRGFAVVADEVRNLAQRTQESVEETRQVIEALQNGTREVVGAMDNSHRQAQSGVQQVGQAVTALQRIGQAVTVITDMNLQIASAAEEQSAVAEEINSNVATIRDVTESLSGQANESARVSQSLNSLANQQQALMDQFRV; encoded by the coding sequence ATGGAGCAGCAGTACCGCCAGGTCGACCAGGTTGCCACTGCCTCGCACGAAATGAGTGCCACCGCCCAGGACGTCGCCCGCAGCGCCGCCCAGGCCGCGCAGGCCGCCCGCGATGCCGACCAGGCCACCCGCGAAGGCCTGGCGGTGATCGACCGCACCACCCACAGCATCGATGCCCTGGCCGCCGACATGAGCAACGCCATGAGCGAAGTGGAGGGCCTGGCGCAGAACAGCGAGAAGATCGGTTCGGTGCTGGAGGTGATCCGCTCGATCGCCGAACAGACCAACTTGCTGGCGCTCAACGCCGCCATCGAGGCGGCCCGCGCCGGTGAAGCCGGCCGTGGCTTTGCCGTGGTCGCGGACGAGGTGCGCAACCTGGCCCAGCGTACCCAGGAATCGGTGGAAGAAACCCGCCAGGTGATCGAGGCCTTGCAGAACGGCACCCGCGAAGTGGTCGGGGCCATGGACAACAGCCACCGCCAGGCCCAGAGCGGCGTGCAGCAGGTTGGCCAGGCAGTCACCGCGCTGCAGCGCATCGGCCAGGCAGTGACGGTGATCACCGACATGAACCTGCAGATCGCCTCGGCCGCCGAGGAGCAGAGCGCAGTGGCCGAGGAGATCAACAGCAACGTGGCGACCATCCGTGATGTCACCGAATCGCTGTCGGGGCAGGCCAACGAGTCGGCGCGGGTAAGCCAGTCGCTGAACAGCCTGGCCAACCAGCAACAGGCGCTGATGGACCAGTTCCGCGTCTGA
- a CDS encoding ABC transporter permease, with amino-acid sequence MSGGFPEALQFSFADSVNRLVDWLVLHYGDHLRSVSDQLLQLLVGLETLLRLLPWWLLLLLIGLLAWHASRSVLRSAVLVALLALIGMLGLWDKLLQTMALVLVSTGLCVLVGVPLGILLAARPLAKRLLLPVLDVMQTLPAFVYLIPVLMLFGLGKVPAVFATLIYALPPLVRLTELGLSQIDPSLLQAAHGLGASRWQRLRRIALPLALPSIMAGLNQSVMMALSMVLVASMIGARGLGEDVLSGIQTLNVGQGVEAGLAIVALAMVIDRISQAYGRGVR; translated from the coding sequence GTGAGCGGCGGCTTCCCCGAGGCCCTGCAATTCTCCTTTGCCGACAGCGTCAACCGCCTGGTCGACTGGCTGGTACTGCATTACGGCGATCACCTGCGCAGCGTCTCGGACCAGTTGTTGCAACTGCTGGTCGGCCTGGAAACCCTGCTGCGCCTGCTGCCGTGGTGGCTGCTGCTGTTGCTGATCGGCCTGCTTGCCTGGCATGCCAGCCGCAGCGTGCTGCGCAGCGCGGTACTGGTGGCGCTGCTGGCCCTGATCGGCATGCTCGGGTTGTGGGACAAACTGCTGCAGACCATGGCGTTGGTGCTGGTCAGTACCGGCCTCTGCGTGCTGGTGGGCGTGCCGCTGGGCATCCTGCTGGCTGCCCGGCCGCTGGCGAAGCGCTTGCTGTTGCCGGTACTGGATGTGATGCAGACATTGCCGGCCTTCGTTTACCTGATCCCGGTGCTGATGCTGTTCGGCCTGGGCAAGGTGCCCGCCGTGTTCGCCACACTGATCTATGCCCTGCCACCGCTGGTGCGGCTGACCGAACTGGGCCTGAGCCAGATCGACCCTTCGCTGCTGCAAGCCGCCCATGGTCTTGGCGCCAGCCGCTGGCAGCGGTTGCGGCGCATCGCCCTGCCGCTGGCGCTGCCGAGTATCATGGCCGGGCTCAACCAGTCGGTGATGATGGCCCTGTCGATGGTGCTGGTGGCTTCGATGATTGGCGCCCGCGGGCTGGGCGAGGACGTGCTGTCGGGGATCCAGACGCTGAATGTCGGCCAAGGCGTCGAGGCCGGGCTGGCGATCGTCGCCTTGGCCATGGTGATCGATCGGATCAGCCAGGCCTATGGGCGTGGTGTGCGCTGA
- a CDS encoding AEC family transporter — MLHLLLTTLLPIILLIALGTFLRLRGFLADNFWPGAERLSYYVLLPSLFLHGLATANLDGVPVLGMVGVLMLSTLAGAVLLVLYQGAMNHDGADFTSVFQGGIRFNNYIGATLAAGIYGSAGIALAAVANAAIVPLVNLLCVLVFARFSARHSSPATVLRAIFANPLIVGCAGGLLLRASGLGLPAGIEPTVKALGQAALPLGLLCVGAALGGARLGQQVRPLMAASAFKFLVMPLTTWGLCRLLGLGGQAAVVAVLFQALPTASSSYVMARQMGGNAPLMATIIALQTVLAAATLPLVLMLALG; from the coding sequence ATGCTCCACCTGCTGCTGACTACCCTGCTGCCGATCATCCTGCTGATTGCCCTGGGCACTTTCCTGCGCCTGCGCGGCTTTCTCGCCGATAACTTCTGGCCCGGCGCCGAGCGCCTGAGCTATTACGTACTGCTGCCGTCGCTGTTTCTCCATGGCCTGGCCACCGCCAACCTCGATGGCGTGCCGGTGCTGGGCATGGTTGGCGTGCTGATGCTCTCGACCCTGGCCGGGGCCGTGCTGCTGGTGCTGTACCAGGGCGCCATGAACCACGACGGTGCCGACTTCACCTCGGTGTTCCAGGGCGGCATCCGCTTCAACAACTACATCGGCGCCACCCTTGCAGCGGGTATCTACGGCAGCGCCGGCATTGCCCTGGCAGCGGTGGCCAACGCCGCCATCGTGCCACTGGTCAACCTGCTTTGTGTGCTGGTTTTCGCCCGCTTCAGCGCCCGCCATAGCTCACCGGCCACGGTGTTGCGGGCCATCTTCGCCAACCCCTTGATCGTCGGTTGCGCCGGCGGATTGCTGCTGCGCGCCAGTGGGCTGGGCTTGCCAGCGGGTATCGAACCCACGGTCAAGGCCCTGGGCCAGGCCGCCCTGCCGCTGGGCCTGCTGTGCGTCGGCGCAGCCCTGGGTGGCGCCCGCCTGGGCCAGCAGGTGCGCCCGCTGATGGCGGCGTCGGCATTCAAGTTCCTGGTCATGCCGTTGACCACCTGGGGCTTGTGCCGCCTGCTTGGCCTGGGTGGCCAGGCAGCGGTGGTGGCGGTGCTGTTCCAGGCACTGCCGACCGCGTCATCTTCCTATGTGATGGCCCGGCAAATGGGCGGTAACGCACCGCTGATGGCCACCATCATCGCCCTGCAGACCGTGTTGGCTGCCGCCACCCTGCCTTTGGTGCTGATGCTTGCGCTTGGCTAG
- a CDS encoding Na+/H+ antiporter family protein, which translates to MNAVIAAVGIMLILSLSRVHVVIALIVGALAGGLVGGLGIEGTLKAFNGGLGGGATVALSYALLGAFAVAIAKSGLAHALADRALAMIDRQCHASGGKVKWLLVGLMLVVAVSSQNILPIHIAFIPLLVPPLLYVLTRLRIDRRLIACVITFGLITPYMFLPVGFGNIFLNEILLANVARAGVDVSGVNVTHAMAIPAAGMLAGLLLAVFVSYRKKRDYDLARIEQVEQVSVQYNPLTLLVAGLAIASAFIVQLWLDSMIIGAMVGFLIFSLSGIVRWKDTDDLFTEGMKMMAMIGFIMIAASGFADVMKATGEVNSLVETSAQWIDHSKGVGALLMLLVGLLVTMGIGSSFSTVPILAAIFVPLCVQLGFDPLATVCIVGTAGALGDAGSPASDSTLGPTSGLNVDGQHHHIWDTVVPTFIHYNLPLLAFGWLAAMTL; encoded by the coding sequence ATGAATGCAGTGATCGCCGCGGTCGGCATCATGCTGATACTCAGCCTGTCCCGCGTGCACGTGGTCATCGCCCTGATCGTCGGGGCCCTGGCCGGTGGGCTGGTGGGGGGGCTGGGCATCGAAGGTACGCTCAAGGCCTTCAACGGCGGCCTCGGCGGCGGGGCCACGGTAGCCCTGTCCTATGCACTGCTGGGCGCCTTTGCCGTGGCTATCGCCAAGTCCGGCCTGGCCCATGCCCTGGCCGACCGCGCCCTGGCCATGATCGACCGCCAGTGCCATGCCAGTGGCGGCAAGGTCAAATGGTTGCTGGTGGGCCTGATGCTGGTGGTGGCAGTGTCGTCGCAGAACATCCTGCCTATCCACATCGCCTTCATCCCCTTGCTGGTGCCACCGCTGCTGTACGTGCTGACCCGCCTGCGCATCGACCGCCGGCTGATCGCCTGCGTGATCACCTTTGGCCTGATCACCCCGTACATGTTCCTGCCGGTGGGCTTTGGCAACATCTTCCTCAATGAAATCCTGCTGGCCAACGTCGCCCGCGCGGGTGTCGACGTGAGTGGCGTGAATGTCACCCACGCCATGGCCATCCCGGCCGCTGGCATGCTGGCTGGCCTGTTGCTGGCGGTATTCGTCAGCTACCGCAAGAAGCGTGACTACGACCTGGCGCGCATCGAGCAGGTGGAGCAGGTGAGCGTGCAGTACAACCCGCTGACCCTGCTGGTGGCCGGGCTGGCGATTGCCTCGGCGTTCATCGTCCAGTTGTGGCTGGACTCGATGATCATCGGCGCCATGGTCGGCTTCCTGATCTTCTCGCTGTCGGGCATCGTGCGCTGGAAGGACACTGACGACCTGTTCACCGAAGGCATGAAGATGATGGCCATGATCGGCTTCATCATGATTGCCGCCTCAGGCTTTGCCGACGTGATGAAGGCCACCGGTGAGGTGAACAGCCTGGTGGAAACCTCGGCGCAGTGGATCGACCACAGCAAGGGCGTCGGTGCCTTGCTGATGCTGCTGGTGGGCCTGCTGGTGACCATGGGCATCGGCTCGTCGTTCTCCACCGTGCCGATCCTGGCCGCGATCTTCGTGCCGCTGTGCGTGCAGCTGGGCTTCGACCCGCTGGCCACCGTTTGCATCGTGGGTACCGCCGGTGCCCTGGGCGACGCGGGCTCGCCTGCCTCGGACTCGACCCTGGGCCCGACCTCGGGGTTGAACGTGGATGGCCAGCACCACCATATCTGGGACACCGTGGTGCCTACCTTCATCCACTACAACCTGCCATTGCTGGCGTTCGGCTGGTTGGCGGCGATGACGCTGTAA
- a CDS encoding LysR family transcriptional regulator produces the protein MSLKALRTLVTIARHGTFARAADLLSLTPSAVSLHIKTLEDELQVSLFDRSRRQVSLTEAGQLAVARAETILASYDELADALASGPSLRGRLRLGAIHTVLARRLPKALVWIKAHHPQLHVSVASGMSAELARRVEDGELDAAITTEPVSPYPQSLDFTPLFEDRFWAIASPDLAGLSVPQLLASQPFLRFDKRAWAGRQIEQELRRQHLQVSEQMELDSQEALARMAVMGLGVAIIPMADDDLQRLPPATCLPFGEPQLTRRVVLLEHEKSQRRHLSAVLKTALEA, from the coding sequence ATGTCCCTCAAAGCCCTGCGCACTCTGGTGACCATCGCCCGCCACGGCACCTTCGCCCGTGCCGCCGACCTGCTCAGCCTTACCCCTTCGGCGGTGAGCCTGCACATCAAGACCCTCGAAGACGAACTGCAGGTGAGCTTGTTCGACCGCAGCCGCAGGCAGGTCTCGCTGACCGAAGCCGGCCAGTTGGCGGTGGCCCGCGCCGAGACCATCCTGGCTAGCTATGACGAACTGGCCGACGCCCTGGCCAGCGGCCCGAGCCTGCGCGGCCGCCTGCGCCTGGGGGCGATCCACACGGTGCTGGCGCGGCGCCTGCCCAAAGCGCTGGTGTGGATCAAGGCGCACCATCCGCAGCTGCATGTCAGCGTGGCCTCCGGCATGTCGGCGGAACTGGCGCGACGGGTGGAAGACGGCGAGCTCGATGCGGCGATCACCACCGAGCCGGTCAGCCCCTACCCGCAAAGCCTGGACTTCACGCCGTTGTTCGAAGACCGCTTCTGGGCGATCGCCAGCCCCGACCTGGCCGGGCTAAGCGTGCCGCAGTTGCTGGCCAGCCAGCCGTTCCTGCGCTTCGACAAGCGTGCCTGGGCCGGGCGGCAGATCGAGCAGGAGCTGCGCCGCCAGCATCTGCAGGTGAGCGAGCAGATGGAACTGGACAGCCAGGAAGCGCTGGCGCGCATGGCGGTGATGGGCCTGGGCGTGGCAATCATCCCCATGGCCGATGACGACCTGCAACGCTTGCCACCGGCTACCTGCCTGCCATTTGGCGAACCACAGCTGACCCGGCGCGTGGTGTTGCTGGAGCATGAGAAGAGCCAGCGGCGGCATTTGAGCGCGGTGCTGAAGACTGCGCTGGAGGCGTGA
- a CDS encoding FecR family protein → MNHDRLNPSPDDAITDAAAHWCMRLHAEDCSVAEREAFARWLAADPRHAEEYQAMLEIWQTADLLPRNATVIDFNPPLQKAARQRNWRPLASAAAIALAVLPLAGWVGWEQGWLPNRYQHFEAGAHMQTVQLSDGSMVQLNLNTELTYLNYKDQRQVTLKRGEAFFKVQHDSSHPFIVHAGRGQTRVTGTQFNVWKYQDQVKVTLVEGSVLVSSDGSTGGYRLGPGMQASYHKGDFEPQLEQSEDYGNSLAWRDGKLVLDNLSLEQALPIINRYLDAPLLLADASTGRIRISGIYNTREVGRLVNNLPKVLPVYLTRSKDGSTVLNRISPPPDKG, encoded by the coding sequence ATGAACCACGACCGCCTCAATCCCAGCCCAGACGATGCCATCACCGACGCCGCCGCGCACTGGTGCATGCGCCTGCACGCCGAAGATTGCTCGGTGGCCGAGCGCGAGGCGTTCGCCCGCTGGCTGGCGGCCGACCCGCGGCATGCCGAGGAATACCAGGCAATGCTGGAAATCTGGCAAACCGCAGACCTGCTGCCGCGCAATGCCACCGTCATCGACTTCAACCCGCCGCTGCAAAAGGCCGCGCGCCAGCGCAACTGGCGGCCGCTGGCATCCGCCGCCGCGATCGCCCTGGCAGTGCTGCCGCTGGCCGGCTGGGTGGGCTGGGAACAAGGCTGGCTGCCCAATCGCTACCAGCACTTCGAAGCTGGCGCGCACATGCAGACCGTGCAGCTGAGCGACGGCAGCATGGTGCAGCTCAACCTCAACACCGAGCTCACCTACCTCAACTACAAGGACCAGCGCCAGGTCACGCTCAAACGTGGCGAGGCGTTCTTCAAGGTGCAGCACGACAGCAGCCACCCGTTCATCGTGCATGCCGGTCGTGGCCAGACCCGCGTCACCGGCACCCAGTTCAACGTGTGGAAGTACCAGGACCAGGTCAAGGTCACCCTGGTGGAAGGTTCGGTACTGGTATCCAGCGACGGCAGCACCGGTGGCTACCGCCTGGGCCCTGGTATGCAGGCCAGCTATCACAAGGGCGACTTCGAGCCGCAACTGGAGCAAAGCGAGGACTACGGCAACAGCCTGGCCTGGCGCGACGGCAAGCTGGTGCTCGACAACCTGAGCCTGGAACAGGCCCTGCCGATAATCAACCGCTACCTCGACGCACCGCTGCTGCTGGCCGACGCCAGCACTGGCCGCATCCGCATCAGCGGTATCTACAACACCCGTGAGGTGGGGCGCCTGGTCAACAACCTGCCCAAGGTGCTGCCGGTCTACCTGACCCGCAGCAAGGACGGCAGCACCGTGCTCAACCGCATCTCGCCGCCGCCCGACAAGGGCTGA
- a CDS encoding cell wall hydrolase gives MRLSWMVIGLVSALLAGPLHAADPAKAAVAEDKAEVLEEKVVNDTPPPKKAETLTPGEAQAVDPAGQAPLDDSITCLARTIYWEAKGADAEDMAAVANVVLNRLGHDGFPDTICGVVKQGVESKACQFSWWCDGRPDQVEEAQRYDIAKEIARKALNQQLRDRTGGALYFHDRNVRPDWAKAYRRTAQTRHFLFYKPNQAVAR, from the coding sequence ATGCGCCTTTCGTGGATGGTGATCGGCCTGGTTTCGGCCCTGCTCGCAGGCCCCTTGCACGCGGCCGACCCGGCCAAGGCTGCCGTCGCCGAGGACAAGGCCGAGGTGCTCGAGGAAAAAGTGGTGAATGACACACCACCCCCGAAAAAGGCCGAAACCCTCACACCGGGCGAAGCACAGGCAGTGGACCCGGCCGGCCAGGCGCCGCTGGATGACAGCATCACCTGCCTGGCCCGCACCATCTACTGGGAGGCCAAGGGTGCGGACGCCGAAGACATGGCCGCCGTGGCCAACGTCGTGCTCAACCGCCTGGGCCACGATGGCTTCCCGGATACCATCTGCGGCGTGGTCAAGCAGGGGGTGGAAAGCAAGGCCTGCCAGTTCTCCTGGTGGTGCGACGGGCGCCCGGACCAGGTCGAAGAAGCGCAACGCTACGACATTGCCAAGGAAATCGCGCGCAAGGCGCTCAACCAGCAATTGAGAGACCGCACCGGGGGTGCCTTGTACTTCCATGACCGCAACGTGCGCCCGGACTGGGCCAAAGCCTACCGCCGGACGGCGCAGACCAGGCATTTTCTGTTCTACAAACCGAACCAGGCGGTGGCGCGCTGA
- a CDS encoding CAP domain-containing protein yields the protein MRVLSSVAALSLGLVVSAGAMAATGEEAQLIDSINAYRSKAQPCGGEASLELPPLNSDTRLALSPEGTRDLQQAMTRAAYPMVNVQAISLSGPRDARAAMHAIEESFCQVVLDPQFVDIGVSQEGRDWRIVLARPLLSGRLGDWQAEGQKVLQEINAARKVPRQCGGQPFAAAPALSWSTVLAGVAANHTRAMANQNFFDHIDKDGRTPGDRAELAGYLYQQIGENIAAGRDTARKVVDGWLDSPGHCATLMNPDFRELGAAYAVDPKSDAGIYWTGLFGTPQ from the coding sequence ATGCGCGTCCTGTCATCCGTTGCCGCCTTGTCGCTGGGCCTGGTCGTCTCGGCCGGGGCCATGGCTGCCACCGGCGAAGAAGCGCAACTGATCGATTCGATCAATGCCTACCGCAGCAAGGCCCAGCCCTGCGGTGGCGAAGCGTCGTTGGAACTGCCGCCGCTCAACAGCGATACCCGCCTGGCACTGTCGCCAGAGGGCACCCGCGACCTGCAGCAAGCCATGACCCGCGCCGCCTACCCGATGGTCAACGTGCAGGCCATCAGCCTGTCGGGGCCGCGTGATGCGCGCGCTGCCATGCATGCCATCGAAGAGAGCTTCTGCCAGGTGGTGCTCGACCCGCAGTTCGTCGATATCGGCGTCAGCCAGGAAGGCCGCGACTGGCGCATCGTGCTGGCCCGGCCGCTGCTCAGTGGCCGCCTGGGCGACTGGCAGGCCGAGGGACAGAAGGTGCTGCAGGAGATCAATGCCGCGCGCAAGGTACCGCGCCAATGCGGTGGCCAGCCCTTCGCCGCCGCCCCTGCGTTGAGCTGGAGCACGGTGCTGGCCGGGGTTGCCGCCAACCACACCCGGGCCATGGCCAACCAGAACTTCTTCGACCACATCGACAAGGATGGCCGCACCCCCGGGGACCGGGCAGAGTTGGCCGGTTACCTGTACCAGCAGATCGGCGAAAACATCGCCGCCGGGCGTGACACTGCGCGCAAGGTGGTCGATGGCTGGCTGGATAGCCCGGGGCATTGCGCGACGCTGATGAACCCGGACTTCCGCGAGCTGGGCGCTGCGTATGCAGTGGACCCGAAGAGTGATGCGGGGATTTACTGGACGGGGTTGTTCGGGACGCCGCAGTAA
- a CDS encoding ABC transporter substrate-binding protein, which yields MKKIPTLLAGLLLAVGLASTDSAASAERTTPIRFGAIGWESGALTTEILRLIVERGYGYPTDTLPGSTVSMEVALARNDLQVIAEEWAGRSPAWVKAEQAGQVFALGDTVKNAEEGWWVPAYVIEGDDARKLKAVAPELRSVEDLKRYPQVFRDPESPGKGRFLNSPSGWTSETVNSQKLKAYGLNDLYTNFRSGSGAAMDAEIGSAIRRGQPVLFYYWNPTPLMGRYKLIRLQEPPFDAQAWATLTDAGNPEPKGSSSLPAKLSIGVSKAFREGYPELVSVFERVDLPIDRLNKALADMSEKRTPPRDAALTFLRDNREVWKAWLPADIATKVEASL from the coding sequence ATGAAAAAGATTCCGACGCTGCTGGCCGGCCTGCTGCTCGCCGTCGGCCTGGCCAGCACCGACAGCGCCGCCTCCGCAGAACGCACCACGCCCATCCGCTTTGGTGCCATCGGCTGGGAAAGCGGCGCACTCACCACCGAGATCCTGCGCCTGATCGTCGAGCGCGGTTATGGCTACCCCACCGACACCCTGCCCGGCAGTACGGTCAGCATGGAAGTGGCGCTCGCACGCAACGACCTGCAAGTAATCGCCGAGGAATGGGCCGGGCGCAGCCCTGCCTGGGTCAAGGCAGAACAGGCCGGCCAGGTGTTCGCCTTGGGCGACACGGTCAAGAACGCCGAAGAAGGCTGGTGGGTACCGGCCTACGTGATCGAGGGCGATGACGCGCGCAAGCTGAAAGCCGTGGCGCCGGAATTGCGCAGCGTCGAGGACCTGAAACGTTACCCGCAGGTGTTCCGCGACCCCGAGTCCCCCGGTAAAGGGCGCTTTCTGAATAGCCCCAGCGGGTGGACATCCGAAACCGTCAACAGCCAGAAACTCAAGGCCTACGGGCTGAATGATCTCTATACCAACTTCCGCAGTGGCTCCGGGGCTGCAATGGATGCCGAAATCGGCTCGGCCATCCGCCGTGGCCAGCCGGTGCTGTTCTACTACTGGAACCCGACCCCTTTGATGGGGCGTTACAAGCTCATACGCCTGCAAGAGCCGCCGTTCGATGCCCAGGCCTGGGCCACCCTCACCGATGCCGGCAACCCCGAGCCCAAGGGCAGCAGCTCGCTGCCGGCCAAGTTGTCGATTGGCGTATCCAAGGCCTTTCGCGAGGGCTACCCGGAGCTGGTGAGCGTGTTCGAGCGGGTCGATCTGCCCATCGACCGACTGAACAAGGCACTGGCCGACATGAGCGAAAAGCGAACGCCGCCCCGCGACGCGGCCCTCACCTTCCTGCGCGATAACCGCGAGGTGTGGAAAGCCTGGTTGCCTGCGGACATTGCCACCAAGGTCGAGGCCAGCCTGTGA
- a CDS encoding GlxA family transcriptional regulator: MQPDIRLLILPLPDFALLPFGAFLDKLRFSADDEDYSQQRYCSWTVAGLTLDPVPSSSGAVVQVEAVAGQLELASFDYLVVFGGRNAMATAALAPRYRALLRQAGKAGVKLVGVDNGAFLLAACGLLQGHKVVVHWRHEAEFRAAFPHLQVLSEQLYCIDGSRITCAGGTAAIDLAVALLSRACGRARALKGLADMLVDETRDSRHALRSLELGAGQGRQVQRAQALMRHHLGTPLTAEQLAAELGISRRQLDRQFHASHGMSAKAWWLEMRLQQARWRLLNSSHSLAQIADEVGLGDASYLGKCVRRRFGCTAQALRDRNISP; encoded by the coding sequence GTGCCTTTCTCGACAAGTTGCGTTTCAGCGCCGACGACGAGGACTACAGCCAGCAGCGCTACTGCAGCTGGACCGTGGCAGGGCTGACACTCGACCCGGTGCCTTCGAGCAGTGGCGCGGTGGTGCAGGTCGAGGCCGTCGCTGGCCAGCTCGAGCTGGCCAGTTTCGACTACCTGGTGGTGTTCGGCGGGCGCAACGCGATGGCCACTGCCGCGCTGGCGCCTCGCTACCGGGCCTTGCTGAGGCAGGCTGGCAAGGCTGGCGTCAAGCTGGTTGGGGTCGACAATGGCGCCTTCCTGTTGGCCGCCTGCGGGTTGCTGCAGGGGCACAAGGTGGTGGTGCACTGGCGACACGAAGCCGAATTCCGTGCGGCCTTCCCGCATTTGCAGGTGCTGAGTGAGCAGCTGTATTGCATCGACGGTAGCCGCATCACCTGCGCCGGCGGCACCGCGGCCATCGACCTGGCCGTCGCGCTGTTGTCACGCGCCTGCGGGAGGGCCAGGGCGCTGAAGGGCCTGGCCGACATGCTGGTGGATGAAACCCGCGATAGCCGCCATGCCTTGCGCTCGTTGGAGCTGGGGGCCGGGCAGGGGCGGCAGGTGCAGCGTGCGCAGGCGTTGATGCGTCATCACCTGGGTACGCCGTTGACCGCGGAGCAGTTGGCGGCTGAGCTGGGCATCAGCCGGCGCCAGCTGGACCGGCAGTTTCACGCCAGCCATGGCATGAGCGCCAAGGCCTGGTGGCTGGAGATGCGCCTGCAACAGGCGCGCTGGCGTTTGCTCAATTCCAGCCACAGCCTGGCGCAGATTGCCGATGAAGTGGGCCTGGGCGATGCCAGTTACCTGGGCAAGTGCGTGCGGCGACGGTTTGGTTGCACGGCCCAAGCGTTGCGTGACCGCAATATCTCGCCCTGA